From the genome of Campylobacter magnus, one region includes:
- the ruvA gene encoding Holliday junction branch migration protein RuvA: MIKAIEGKIVKKEPTYIWLKTSGVSYGVAVSLFTSAKLELGEVCELFITQIIKEDAHLLFGFTSTSEQRIFELMLKVSGIGPATALAVCSSLEPDAVALAVKNGDIATFKRVPGIGEKTAKLLLAQLGDASFLATTSANPANNEALLALESLGFKREAISLALSKCSSSETVSLIKEALKILKK, from the coding sequence ATGATAAAAGCAATAGAAGGAAAAATTGTTAAAAAAGAACCAACTTATATTTGGTTAAAAACAAGCGGAGTTAGCTATGGCGTAGCAGTTTCGCTTTTTACCAGTGCTAAACTTGAGCTAGGCGAGGTCTGCGAGCTTTTTATCACGCAGATTATCAAAGAAGATGCGCATTTGCTCTTTGGCTTTACTAGCACTAGCGAACAGCGTATTTTTGAGCTAATGCTAAAAGTAAGTGGCATAGGTCCTGCTACTGCTCTTGCTGTGTGTTCTAGCCTTGAGCCTGATGCTGTTGCCTTGGCTGTAAAAAACGGCGATATAGCTACCTTTAAAAGAGTGCCCGGCATAGGAGAGAAAACTGCCAAACTACTTCTAGCCCAGCTTGGCGATGCTAGCTTTTTAGCTACTACTAGTGCAAATCCAGCTAATAATGAAGCACTTTTAGCGCTAGAGAGCCTTGGCTTTAAGCGTGAGGCTATCAGTCTAGCATTATCAAAATGTAGTTCAAGTGAGACCGTCTCACTCATAAAAGAAGCACTAAAAATACTAAAAAAATAG
- a CDS encoding flagellar assembly protein A — protein sequence MGKVSSAIINTENVYGDLEVAAKASGVPVKDVDVDILAVHTKYMIGEGEIQSVEDLSIFDNDEFFLNPELHIEQSYRVRYYDKTVTEKTHLPKIAIASNKTLTKIRAKILADSEVRYTADLADELENAINRTLLKYGFLIGVRSNNLKNEVRRVASLIRVNGALIEDVIFDVAQGIEPLEPIDDAMIYHYKNKVENADDPNSSVLSVVSENETIIEYVKSKPGRNGRNLKGELIAVTEAKNENAVEIKTTEKIRKEEDDKSIRYIAISQGYVSDEGGVYDIKEKLEVNSVNLKTTGSIEAGLDSDVTINVTESDVLKDAIGPGMSIETSTLNVQGSVAEGASIKARSVTIGGLTHAKSAIESVDADIATHLGTLTCSGEAKIDRLEGGSVRARVVNVNVAVGGSIAGEEVYINELNSNCTITAAKLVVINQLRGRDNRIIIDIMQTPEYAKNLKVYTDEKQTLGRELHKLKANLQDKLSLINSNTSSVGYVKKRIEELSATGTEAPASLLNKLKDYQSLVYEYNTIAKHYRTQKERYDEVIAILQKMQDMIFDSKVVNKGRWVELNDIKFELIEPRKSICYVTKENELARVITIRHLEIAGEHIYEIKKSNEMPQELL from the coding sequence ATGGGAAAAGTTTCATCAGCTATAATCAATACAGAAAATGTCTACGGTGACCTTGAAGTAGCCGCAAAAGCTTCTGGGGTCCCTGTAAAAGATGTGGATGTCGATATCCTAGCTGTTCATACAAAATACATGATAGGCGAGGGCGAGATACAAAGCGTAGAAGATCTTAGCATTTTTGACAATGACGAGTTTTTTCTAAACCCAGAACTTCACATAGAACAAAGTTATCGTGTGCGCTACTACGATAAAACCGTAACTGAAAAAACACACTTACCAAAAATCGCAATCGCCTCAAACAAAACTCTAACCAAAATCAGAGCCAAAATCCTAGCAGATAGCGAGGTTAGATACACAGCCGATCTAGCAGACGAACTAGAAAATGCGATAAATAGAACCTTGCTAAAATACGGATTTTTAATAGGCGTTCGCTCAAATAACTTAAAAAACGAAGTTCGCCGTGTAGCAAGTCTAATTCGTGTAAATGGAGCTTTGATAGAAGATGTGATATTTGATGTAGCACAAGGCATAGAACCGCTAGAGCCGATTGATGATGCTATGATATATCACTATAAAAATAAGGTAGAAAACGCTGATGACCCAAACTCTAGCGTCCTCTCAGTGGTTAGCGAAAATGAAACCATAATAGAATATGTAAAATCAAAGCCAGGTCGCAATGGCCGCAATCTAAAAGGTGAGCTAATCGCTGTAACAGAAGCTAAAAACGAAAATGCAGTAGAGATAAAAACCACAGAAAAAATACGCAAAGAAGAAGATGATAAGAGCATTCGCTATATCGCTATTAGCCAAGGCTATGTAAGCGATGAGGGCGGCGTGTATGATATAAAAGAAAAGCTAGAAGTTAACTCAGTAAATCTAAAAACCACAGGTAGCATAGAAGCAGGTCTTGATAGCGATGTTACCATAAATGTAACTGAAAGCGATGTGTTAAAAGATGCCATCGGCCCTGGTATGAGTATAGAGACAAGCACGCTAAATGTCCAAGGCTCAGTAGCAGAGGGCGCTAGTATAAAGGCACGCTCAGTTACCATAGGCGGCTTAACACACGCAAAATCCGCGATAGAGAGCGTAGATGCTGATATAGCCACACATTTAGGCACTTTAACTTGCTCAGGTGAGGCAAAAATCGACAGACTAGAGGGTGGCTCAGTAAGGGCGCGCGTAGTAAATGTAAATGTCGCAGTAGGCGGGTCTATCGCAGGCGAGGAAGTATATATAAATGAACTAAACTCAAACTGCACCATAACAGCAGCCAAGCTAGTAGTGATAAATCAGCTTCGTGGTAGAGATAATCGCATCATCATAGATATAATGCAAACCCCAGAATACGCCAAAAATCTAAAAGTCTACACAGACGAAAAACAAACCCTAGGCAGGGAACTTCACAAACTAAAAGCAAATCTCCAAGACAAACTCTCGCTAATAAACTCAAATACAAGCTCAGTAGGATATGTAAAAAAAAGAATAGAAGAACTCTCAGCCACCGGCACAGAAGCCCCAGCGAGCCTGCTAAACAAACTCAAAGACTACCAAAGCCTAGTGTACGAATATAACACCATCGCCAAGCACTACCGCACCCAAAAAGAACGCTACGATGAGGTCATCGCAATACTACAAAAAATGCAAGATATGATCTTTGATAGCAAGGTAGTAAACAAAGGGCGCTGGGTGGAGCTAAATGATATAAAGTTTGAGCTAATCGAACCTCGCAAAAGCATATGCTATGTAACAAAAGAAAATGAACTAGCGCGCGTGATTACTATTAGGCACCTTGAAATCGCAGGCGAGCATATCTATGAGATTAAAAAGAGCAATGAAATGCCTCAAGAATTGCTCTAG
- a CDS encoding dehypoxanthine futalosine cyclase, translating to MKRIDDKTALDLLANADLAELGRLAESVRKELHPDDITTFIVDRNINYTNACWVDCKFCAFYRHEKDENAYILSLDEIDAKIDELISVGGTQILFQGGVHPKLKIEWYEELVRHISQKYPQITIHGFSANEIEYISRLSRISLEEVLVRLRDAGLYSIPGAGAEILSDRVRKLIAPKKLMSAKWLEVHETAHKIGIKSTATMMFGTLENDEDITQHLRVLRELQDRTGGFRAFICWSFQSSGTALIKEFPQIKKQSPARYLRILALARIYLDNFKNIQSSWVTQGSAIGQLALRFGANDLGSTMLEENVVSAAGTSYQMSQNEMIRLIRELGLKPAKRNTNYDILERF from the coding sequence ATGAAAAGAATAGATGATAAAACTGCCCTTGATTTGCTAGCAAATGCTGATTTAGCCGAGCTTGGTAGATTAGCTGAGAGCGTTAGAAAAGAGCTTCACCCTGATGATATAACCACCTTTATCGTTGATCGCAATATAAACTACACAAATGCGTGCTGGGTGGATTGTAAATTTTGTGCGTTTTATAGGCATGAAAAGGACGAAAATGCTTATATATTAAGTCTAGATGAGATTGATGCTAAGATTGATGAGCTTATCTCAGTGGGTGGCACGCAGATACTTTTTCAAGGTGGTGTTCATCCAAAGCTTAAAATCGAGTGGTATGAAGAGCTTGTGCGCCACATCAGCCAAAAATATCCGCAGATTACCATCCACGGCTTTTCGGCAAATGAGATAGAGTATATCTCACGCCTTTCTCGCATAAGCCTTGAAGAGGTACTAGTGCGGCTAAGAGATGCTGGGCTATACAGCATTCCAGGGGCTGGGGCTGAGATACTAAGCGATAGAGTTCGCAAGCTAATAGCACCAAAAAAGCTAATGAGCGCAAAGTGGCTAGAAGTACACGAAACCGCTCACAAAATCGGTATAAAAAGCACAGCTACAATGATGTTTGGCACGCTAGAAAATGATGAGGATATAACCCAGCATTTGCGTGTTTTAAGAGAGCTGCAAGACCGCACCGGTGGGTTTAGGGCTTTTATTTGTTGGAGTTTTCAAAGCTCTGGCACAGCTCTTATTAAAGAATTTCCGCAGATAAAAAAGCAAAGTCCAGCACGCTATTTGCGCATTTTGGCTCTTGCTCGCATTTACCTTGATAACTTTAAAAATATCCAAAGCAGCTGGGTAACGCAAGGCTCAGCCATAGGGCAGCTCGCCCTTCGCTTTGGCGCAAATGACCTTGGCAGCACCATGCTAGAAGAAAATGTAGTAAGCGCAGCAGGCACAAGCTATCAAATGAGCCAAAATGAAATGATCCGCTTAATTCGCGAACTAGGCTTAAAACCAGCCAAACGCAACACAAACTACGATATTTTAGAGAGATTTTAG
- a CDS encoding thioredoxin family protein produces MKLNEQNYNESIKNGACVVTFSAPWCKDCVALKPILSRLMPEYEGKISFFEVDFDSAEGLKDVLNIRRIPTMIFYKNGSEVGSRLVEPDSQKIVDDALKALIS; encoded by the coding sequence ATGAAACTAAACGAACAAAACTACAATGAAAGCATTAAAAACGGTGCTTGCGTGGTGACTTTTAGCGCGCCATGGTGCAAAGACTGCGTGGCACTAAAGCCTATTTTATCTCGCCTTATGCCAGAATATGAGGGCAAAATCAGCTTTTTTGAGGTAGATTTTGACAGCGCAGAGGGACTAAAAGATGTGCTAAACATCCGCAGAATTCCAACTATGATATTTTACAAAAACGGCTCAGAAGTAGGCAGCCGCCTTGTTGAACCTGACTCACAAAAAATCGTGGATGACGCTCTAAAAGCACTAATAAGCTAA
- a CDS encoding DUF2920 family protein, which yields MITTKEYFISSCDDFELNIKRKSKLRFLCTYDDKVEPKALLSIIPGLGGDAQSSYKEHLASSIAEHFKGQVAVLSVDYFCVALNPAQGAKPYLDERDIDIFLENCARAKFRVDDDFREKAKNFEYANLIIDQIDGVLNSLKARGEIAADARMSISVSFAAPNGEYQNFGVMSAIDVINALLYVKKDFGLKELPCVLVGSSHGAYIANLAAKIAPWAIAGVIDNAAWNLKTEIFDKKLYRDPAFTTVSFGKEMANEGLHRAHYKEKNFLFCFSDTTKWTSDESSPNYFSRSRYEIRDVAFKGHLAIGAQNSKPIYVGYHSSEDNLANLDDKIAFYESLKALGYDATLHVINKQSQVDGKFIKNLGHGMGMSIKMLILKELPPLLEKLSKQKKSKVKKQISYKTDEWIYSFKEFGSKIIAKCEKI from the coding sequence ATGATTACTACAAAAGAATATTTCATCTCTAGTTGCGATGATTTTGAATTAAATATCAAAAGAAAAAGCAAACTTAGATTTTTGTGTACTTATGATGATAAGGTAGAGCCAAAAGCCTTGCTTAGCATTATCCCTGGGCTTGGTGGAGATGCCCAAAGTAGCTATAAAGAGCATTTGGCTTCTAGCATAGCAGAGCATTTTAAGGGCCAAGTAGCTGTGCTAAGTGTGGATTATTTTTGCGTTGCTCTAAATCCCGCTCAGGGCGCAAAGCCTTATTTAGACGAACGCGATATAGATATATTTTTAGAAAATTGCGCTAGAGCGAAATTTAGAGTAGATGATGATTTTAGAGAAAAAGCAAAGAATTTTGAGTACGCAAATTTAATCATAGACCAAATTGACGGAGTTTTAAACTCGCTAAAAGCTAGGGGCGAAATTGCTGCTGATGCTCGCATGAGTATAAGCGTGAGTTTTGCTGCGCCAAATGGTGAGTATCAAAACTTTGGTGTGATGAGTGCTATTGATGTTATAAATGCGCTTTTATATGTAAAAAAAGACTTTGGGCTAAAAGAACTGCCTTGCGTGCTAGTAGGCTCAAGCCATGGCGCATATATCGCAAATCTAGCTGCCAAAATTGCTCCGTGGGCGATAGCTGGTGTGATAGATAATGCTGCTTGGAATCTAAAAACTGAGATTTTTGATAAAAAGCTGTATAGAGATCCAGCTTTTACCACGGTAAGCTTTGGCAAAGAAATGGCTAATGAAGGACTTCACAGAGCCCACTATAAAGAAAAAAATTTTCTATTTTGTTTTAGTGATACCACCAAATGGACTAGCGATGAGAGCTCGCCAAATTACTTCTCTCGCTCTCGCTATGAGATAAGAGATGTTGCTTTTAAGGGTCATTTAGCTATTGGGGCGCAAAATAGTAAGCCTATTTATGTAGGCTATCACAGCAGCGAAGACAATCTAGCAAATTTAGATGATAAAATTGCCTTTTATGAGAGTCTAAAAGCCCTTGGCTACGATGCGACATTACATGTTATTAATAAGCAAAGTCAAGTTGATGGTAAGTTTATCAAAAACCTTGGTCACGGCATGGGCATGAGTATAAAAATGCTGATTTTAAAAGAACTACCGCCACTTTTAGAAAAGCTCTCAAAGCAAAAAAAATCAAAAGTCAAAAAGCAAATTAGCTATAAAACTGATGAGTGGATATATAGTTTTAAAGAGTTTGGTTCAAAAATCATCGCAAAATGTGAAAAAATCTAG
- the acpS gene encoding holo-ACP synthase, which yields MKIGIDIASIARIKKSHERLGAAFLSKFLRKSEIKILRKNSQSIAGFWAAKEAASKALGCGISKHCGFKDIKISKNKKGAPILEFSKKTRKFFKIKKASLSISHDGDFAVAVVAIKGKK from the coding sequence ATGAAAATCGGTATTGATATTGCTAGTATTGCTCGCATCAAAAAAAGCCATGAAAGGCTTGGAGCTGCGTTTTTATCAAAGTTTTTACGCAAAAGCGAGATAAAAATTTTGCGCAAAAACTCTCAAAGCATAGCTGGCTTTTGGGCAGCAAAAGAAGCTGCCTCAAAGGCTCTAGGCTGCGGTATTAGTAAGCATTGCGGCTTTAAAGATATTAAAATCTCAAAAAACAAAAAAGGTGCTCCAATTCTAGAATTCTCTAAAAAAACACGCAAATTTTTTAAAATCAAAAAAGCTAGTCTTAGCATTAGCCACGATGGCGATTTTGCTGTGGCTGTGGTGGCTATAAAGGGTAAAAAATGA
- the fliL gene encoding flagellar basal body-associated protein FliL, whose amino-acid sequence MADEKEEKQEGKKGGNSLVLIIVAVLLVVVLLLGGLIVVLLASGGDSGEQDPAAATTEVHAATPAAQGGKPAAGAPKERSNDFFNVGPMYPLDQFLVNLLSETGSRYLKMTINIELSSELLTPEIEQKKPLLRDIVIRILSSKTYEDISTTKGKERLKDEIAAKINETLRDGYVKNVFFTDFIVQ is encoded by the coding sequence ATGGCAGACGAAAAAGAAGAAAAGCAAGAAGGCAAAAAAGGTGGCAATAGCCTAGTTCTCATCATTGTAGCAGTTTTGCTAGTAGTGGTTTTATTACTTGGTGGACTTATTGTAGTGCTTCTTGCTAGCGGTGGAGATAGTGGCGAACAAGACCCAGCCGCAGCTACAACAGAGGTTCACGCAGCAACCCCAGCAGCGCAAGGTGGCAAACCAGCCGCTGGTGCCCCAAAAGAGCGTTCAAATGACTTTTTTAATGTAGGTCCTATGTATCCACTTGATCAGTTTTTGGTTAATTTACTGAGCGAAACTGGCTCAAGATACCTAAAAATGACCATAAACATAGAACTAAGCTCAGAGCTACTAACACCTGAAATAGAGCAAAAAAAGCCACTTTTGCGTGATATAGTAATAAGAATACTTAGCTCAAAAACCTATGAAGACATAAGCACTACAAAAGGCAAAGAGCGTCTAAAAGATGAAATAGCTGCTAAAATCAACGAAACACTTCGTGATGGCTATGTCAAAAATGTATTCTTTACTGATTTTATCGTCCAGTAA
- the metK gene encoding methionine adenosyltransferase, giving the protein MYLFTSEVVSPGHPDKCADIIADSIVDAILIQDPNGRVASEVFVAGKHIVVGGEVNAKVNFTHQDYRNIVKKALAKIGYNDNPYFTHEQCLHPSDLEVDVFLNQQSPDINQGVDQASGEIGAGDQGIMFGFASCECENLMPAAISYARMLCDRVYEYALAHPDEFGVDIKTQVTIDYGDKSGFENCEPKKIHTIVVSVPSVESMSIDDVRAKVKKLIDSSGLPSALYSPDDTIIYINPTGRYVNHSSLHDSGLTGRKLIVDSFGGYSPIGGGAQSSKDYTKVDRSGLYAARYIAKNIVAAGLAKKCIVQLSYAIGMAKPTSVSVDCMGTNLTNVSDDKLSDFVLEKFPLTPRWITQKFGLDKPSAQSFLYADVAAKGQVGVSYYPWEQLDSVDLFKSLK; this is encoded by the coding sequence ATGTATCTTTTTACAAGCGAAGTAGTAAGCCCAGGGCATCCTGATAAATGCGCTGATATCATCGCTGATAGTATAGTCGATGCTATACTTATACAAGATCCAAATGGGCGCGTGGCAAGCGAGGTTTTTGTAGCTGGTAAGCATATAGTAGTAGGTGGCGAGGTAAATGCTAAGGTAAACTTCACCCACCAAGACTACAGAAATATAGTAAAAAAAGCCCTAGCAAAAATCGGCTATAATGACAATCCATATTTTACCCACGAACAGTGCTTACATCCAAGTGATCTTGAAGTTGATGTGTTTTTAAACCAACAAAGCCCAGATATAAACCAAGGCGTAGATCAAGCAAGTGGCGAAATAGGCGCAGGCGATCAAGGAATTATGTTTGGCTTTGCTAGTTGTGAGTGTGAAAATCTCATGCCAGCAGCAATTAGCTATGCTAGAATGCTTTGTGATAGAGTTTATGAGTATGCTCTAGCGCATCCTGATGAGTTTGGTGTGGATATAAAGACGCAAGTTACCATAGACTACGGCGATAAAAGTGGTTTTGAAAACTGCGAGCCAAAGAAAATTCACACCATCGTAGTAAGCGTGCCAAGCGTGGAGAGCATGAGCATAGATGATGTAAGAGCAAAGGTTAAAAAGCTAATTGATAGCTCAGGACTGCCAAGTGCGCTATATAGCCCAGATGATACTATAATCTACATAAATCCAACTGGTCGCTATGTAAATCACAGCTCGCTTCACGACAGTGGTCTAACAGGGCGTAAGCTAATTGTAGATAGCTTTGGCGGTTACTCGCCAATAGGCGGTGGAGCACAATCTAGCAAAGACTACACAAAAGTAGACCGCTCAGGACTATACGCAGCTAGATATATAGCCAAAAATATCGTAGCAGCAGGACTTGCTAAGAAGTGTATAGTCCAGCTAAGCTACGCAATAGGCATGGCAAAACCAACGAGCGTGAGTGTGGATTGTATGGGGACAAACCTTACAAATGTAAGTGATGATAAATTAAGTGATTTTGTGCTAGAAAAATTCCCGCTAACTCCACGCTGGATAACACAAAAGTTTGGGCTTGATAAGCCATCTGCGCAGAGCTTTTTATACGCTGATGTGGCAGCAAAGGGACAGGTGGGAGTAAGCTACTATCCGTGGGAGCAGTTAGATAGCGTAGATTTGTTTAAATCTTTAAAATAG
- a CDS encoding flagellar basal body-associated FliL family protein — MKKIFLGFFLLGILEFHALFGADFEIKNLEVDLYSKTSSEMKKISMDLHIFTNEVAKSSAIKDAINVIVSSFYAQDLMSSKGKEAFKEAIKKYSASKYKIKIDDVYILSLKEIDNIDIARLVKQLDKYYKNSANKENKSMGNSRIPSSQDGSQDEIKTDFGEQDFGTSNETLSVDTKIEEQKKQANELIERQMKASRDMLDGIKDFGDVDFYR; from the coding sequence ATGAAAAAGATATTTTTAGGATTTTTTTTACTAGGAATTCTAGAATTTCACGCTCTTTTTGGGGCTGATTTTGAGATAAAAAATTTAGAAGTAGATTTATACTCAAAAACCAGCTCAGAGATGAAAAAAATCTCAATGGACTTACATATTTTTACAAATGAAGTAGCAAAATCCTCAGCCATAAAAGATGCTATAAATGTGATTGTTAGCTCATTTTATGCGCAGGATTTGATGAGCTCAAAGGGTAAAGAAGCCTTTAAAGAAGCGATAAAAAAATACTCAGCTAGCAAGTATAAAATAAAAATCGATGATGTGTATATTCTCTCTTTAAAAGAAATTGATAATATTGATATAGCAAGGCTTGTTAAACAGCTAGATAAATACTATAAAAATAGCGCAAACAAAGAAAATAAAAGTATGGGGAATTCTAGAATTCCTAGTAGCCAAGATGGTAGCCAAGATGAGATTAAAACAGACTTTGGGGAACAAGATTTTGGCACTTCAAATGAAACTCTAAGCGTAGATACCAAAATAGAAGAACAAAAAAAGCAAGCAAACGAACTAATAGAGAGACAAATGAAAGCAAGTCGTGATATGCTTGATGGTATAAAAGACTTTGGTGATGTGGATTTTTATAGATAA
- a CDS encoding ATP-dependent DNA helicase: protein MFERILKTLQARKNVFLTGGAGTGKSYTTKCIIENFYKSGKNVVALGSTGISAVNIGGITLHSFFRFGRINDINELAKHDKTQRNELKELYKVLSKLDLIIIDEISMVRSSTFEMVAYRLRMGGFKGALLVVGDFYQLEPVVSRDEKGQNSLFSGFYAWQSMAWCDMSFVNFMLTKPKRTSDLGFFSILERIRVGVCDDEVMGFLASRVEQNPPANALRLFGTNAKVDALNEERLNMLKTPLFHIEAAIKASQGVSETELKSWLAGINIAKVLELKVGAEVIICANKRGSYYNGERAEVLELKEDGIIVRKHNDELCSIEPVCLELNAYADEGGNVAKQVLASFVQYPLRLAYAITIHKSQGMSLDDYICDVNDIFASGQLYVALSRARSAKGLFLEQNSTLNRLRSKIRPNDAVAQFYAGQEFIKEM from the coding sequence TTGTTTGAGAGAATTCTAAAAACCTTACAAGCTAGAAAAAATGTCTTTTTAACCGGTGGGGCAGGCACTGGCAAGAGCTATACTACAAAGTGTATTATAGAGAATTTTTATAAAAGTGGCAAAAATGTAGTAGCTCTTGGCAGCACTGGTATAAGTGCTGTAAATATCGGTGGGATCACGCTTCATAGCTTTTTTCGCTTTGGCAGAATAAATGATATAAACGAACTTGCTAAGCACGATAAAACTCAAAGAAATGAGCTAAAAGAGCTGTATAAAGTGCTTAGCAAGCTTGATCTTATCATTATTGATGAGATTTCCATGGTGCGTTCTAGCACTTTTGAGATGGTGGCTTATCGCTTGCGTATGGGTGGCTTTAAGGGGGCTTTGCTTGTTGTTGGGGATTTTTATCAGCTAGAACCTGTGGTTAGCAGGGATGAAAAGGGGCAAAACAGCCTTTTTAGCGGCTTTTATGCGTGGCAGAGTATGGCGTGGTGCGATATGAGTTTTGTAAATTTCATGCTAACAAAACCAAAGCGCACTAGCGATTTAGGCTTTTTTAGCATTTTAGAACGCATTAGAGTAGGGGTTTGTGATGATGAAGTTATGGGCTTTTTAGCCAGTAGGGTAGAGCAAAATCCCCCAGCTAATGCCCTAAGGCTCTTTGGCACAAATGCTAAGGTAGATGCCCTAAATGAAGAGCGGCTAAATATGTTAAAAACTCCATTATTTCATATAGAAGCAGCGATAAAAGCAAGCCAAGGCGTAAGCGAGACTGAGCTAAAATCTTGGCTAGCTGGAATAAATATTGCTAAGGTTTTAGAGCTAAAAGTAGGCGCAGAGGTAATAATCTGCGCAAACAAGCGAGGCAGCTACTATAATGGCGAGCGAGCAGAGGTTTTAGAGCTAAAAGAAGATGGCATAATAGTGCGAAAACATAATGATGAGCTATGCAGCATCGAGCCTGTTTGCTTGGAGCTTAATGCTTATGCTGATGAGGGCGGAAATGTAGCAAAGCAGGTGCTAGCAAGCTTTGTTCAATATCCTTTGCGCCTAGCTTATGCTATTACAATTCACAAAAGTCAAGGTATGAGCTTGGATGATTATATTTGCGATGTAAATGATATTTTTGCCTCAGGACAGCTCTATGTCGCACTCTCTCGTGCTAGAAGTGCTAAGGGGCTGTTTTTAGAGCAAAATAGCACTCTAAATCGCCTACGCTCAAAAATCCGCCCAAATGATGCAGTGGCGCAGTTTTATGCGGGACAAGAGTTTATAAAGGAAATGTAA